The following proteins are co-located in the Haloplanus sp. HW8-1 genome:
- a CDS encoding DUF2064 domain-containing protein, translating to MTTIAVMADPPREGLVATDLAATSPLTEAEAAECYAAMCRDVFVAVSRSGGDLLVNYRPDDLLPSEHVTDTTAKAAVRALAAGALDDPGDARFEPQVGSAFDARAGNTITHLLREEGVTSAAVVQGSAPFLTRTLVDNAAMKLRRAEVVLGASTRGRVYYAGFTDPVDFADAFTPPAVETLTDRGRDAGHDVDFLPIQPVLETGADLVDVLPLLNARVDAERIVPANTAAFLDRIGLRVDRDGAEPRLVRS from the coding sequence ATGACCACCATCGCTGTCATGGCGGACCCCCCACGCGAGGGACTTGTCGCGACCGACCTCGCGGCGACCAGCCCCCTGACCGAGGCAGAGGCCGCGGAGTGTTACGCCGCGATGTGTCGCGACGTCTTCGTCGCCGTCTCCCGTTCGGGTGGCGACCTCCTCGTCAACTACCGTCCGGACGACCTCCTGCCGTCCGAACACGTCACCGACACGACCGCGAAGGCGGCGGTCCGGGCGCTCGCGGCCGGCGCCCTCGACGATCCGGGCGACGCACGGTTCGAGCCACAGGTCGGATCGGCGTTCGACGCCCGTGCGGGCAACACGATCACGCATCTCTTGCGCGAGGAAGGCGTCACCTCCGCGGCCGTCGTTCAGGGGTCGGCGCCGTTTCTGACCCGTACGCTCGTCGACAACGCGGCGATGAAGCTCCGCAGAGCCGAAGTCGTCCTCGGCGCGTCGACCCGCGGGCGGGTCTACTACGCCGGCTTCACCGACCCCGTCGACTTCGCCGACGCGTTCACCCCGCCGGCCGTGGAGACGCTCACCGACCGGGGACGCGACGCCGGCCACGACGTCGACTTCCTGCCGATCCAGCCGGTCCTCGAGACGGGCGCGGACCTGGTGGACGTGCTCCCCCTCCTGAACGCGCGAGTCGACGCCGAACGGATCGTCCCCGCGAACACCGCCGCGTTTCTGGACCGGATTGGCCTCCGGGTGGATCGCGATGGGGCGGAGCCACGGCTCGTCCGGAGCTGA
- a CDS encoding uracil-DNA glycosylase, whose translation MDPAQEHPDNPFGMDEECRNCPNLRDVRTNVVHGYGDVGADFMFVGGRPGPGADRTGIPFTGDDAGRRLQRILGDLGFSNSPADAAEPELDNAYLTYLTRCRHPDRGPTDEEVATCDAYLTADVRMINPEIIVPIGALALRGVAVEHTTRDADALSVEECHATTIRGRGFELVPMQGLSDQTDADTDAFVEHVAESVLDRDYRQTKGRSGARD comes from the coding sequence GTGGACCCAGCACAGGAACACCCCGACAACCCGTTCGGCATGGACGAGGAGTGTCGGAACTGCCCGAACCTCCGTGACGTGCGGACGAACGTCGTCCACGGCTACGGCGACGTGGGAGCGGACTTCATGTTCGTCGGCGGCCGGCCCGGACCCGGAGCGGACCGCACCGGCATCCCCTTCACCGGCGACGACGCCGGCCGTCGCCTCCAGCGGATCCTGGGCGACCTCGGCTTCTCGAACTCGCCAGCCGACGCCGCCGAACCCGAACTCGACAATGCCTACCTAACCTACCTCACCCGCTGTCGGCACCCCGACCGCGGACCGACGGACGAGGAAGTCGCGACCTGTGACGCCTATCTGACCGCCGACGTGCGGATGATCAATCCGGAGATCATCGTCCCGATCGGTGCGCTGGCACTTCGGGGGGTGGCGGTCGAACACACGACGCGGGACGCCGACGCGCTCTCCGTCGAGGAGTGTCACGCGACGACGATCCGCGGACGCGGGTTCGAACTCGTTCCGATGCAGGGCCTGAGCGATCAGACCGACGCCGACACCGACGCGTTCGTCGAACACGTCGCCGAGTCGGTGCTCGACCGGGACTATCGACAGACGAAGGGCCGAAGCGGCGCCCGCGACTGA
- a CDS encoding Mrp/NBP35 family ATP-binding protein: MDKADVRELLGQVTDPDLGDDIVSLGLVNGVAVEGETAKVSLALGAPYAPSESAIAADVRETLGAAGLDVDLTAKRPAELRDDEVLPGVKNIVAVASGKGGVGKSTVAVNLAAGLSKLGARVGLFDTDVYGPNVPRMLDSEDPPTTTDDDTIVPPERFGVKLISMAFMVGEDDPVIWRGPMVHQVLTQLVEDVKWGELDYLVLDLPPGTGDTQLTILQTLPLTGAVIVTTPEEVAVDDARKGIRMFGRHDTNVLGLIENMSTFICPDCGGEHDVFGSGGGRGLAEANDLPYLGGVPLDPEIRTGGEPMVLKDDNPTADAFRVITEDVANNVGVVNRRRVSNS, encoded by the coding sequence ATGGACAAAGCCGACGTACGGGAGTTGCTCGGCCAGGTGACCGACCCCGATCTCGGCGACGATATCGTGTCGCTGGGACTGGTCAACGGCGTGGCCGTCGAGGGGGAGACGGCGAAGGTTTCGCTGGCACTTGGGGCGCCCTACGCCCCCTCGGAGAGTGCCATCGCCGCCGACGTACGGGAGACCCTCGGGGCGGCCGGACTGGACGTGGATCTCACGGCGAAACGGCCGGCCGAACTACGCGACGACGAGGTGTTACCGGGCGTGAAAAACATCGTGGCGGTCGCCTCCGGGAAGGGCGGCGTCGGCAAATCGACCGTCGCGGTGAACCTCGCGGCCGGCCTGTCGAAACTCGGGGCTCGTGTCGGCCTGTTCGACACCGACGTCTACGGGCCGAACGTCCCCCGGATGCTCGATTCCGAAGATCCCCCGACTACGACCGACGACGACACCATCGTCCCGCCCGAGCGGTTCGGCGTGAAGCTCATCAGTATGGCGTTCATGGTCGGCGAGGACGACCCGGTCATCTGGCGTGGCCCGATGGTCCACCAGGTGCTCACCCAACTTGTCGAGGACGTGAAGTGGGGCGAACTCGACTACCTCGTGCTCGACTTGCCACCCGGTACCGGCGACACCCAACTCACCATCCTCCAGACCCTCCCGCTTACCGGTGCCGTCATCGTCACCACGCCCGAGGAAGTCGCCGTCGACGACGCCCGCAAGGGCATCCGGATGTTCGGCCGCCACGACACGAACGTTCTCGGTCTGATCGAGAACATGAGCACCTTCATCTGTCCGGACTGCGGCGGCGAACACGACGTGTTCGGCTCCGGCGGCGGTCGCGGGCTAGCGGAGGCCAACGACCTCCCCTATCTGGGAGGAGTCCCGCTCGACCCCGAGATCCGAACGGGTGGCGAGCCGATGGTCCTGAAAGACGACAACCCCACAGCCGACGCCTTCCGCGTCATCACCGAGGACGTCGCCAACAACGTCGGCGTCGTCAACCGGCGGCGCGTCTCGAACTCCTAA
- the moaA gene encoding GTP 3',8-cyclase MoaA: MLEDDFGREVSGVRVSLTDRCNFDCVYCHNEGLGDTRGPMEPQDDEMSTDDVVTFLEVATEFGVDSVKFTGGEPMLRDDLEEIIRRTPDSMEVSMTTNGTYLPGRADALVDAGLERVNVSQDALDPEAFAEITKSGAYEKVMEGVDAALDAGLDPVKLNMVVFEHTAGYVEGMVDHVAENEGLQLQLIEYMPELTGKPEWNVDIERVHDWLADIADEVEHREMHDRKRYWVSGTAPDAPAAPPDDRGMVEIVDPVENPTFCANCHRVRVTHEGYLKGCLNRNDDLRSMGEMTKAEIRETFRETVANRVPYYGEYMIRNDDGEWEVNEKYLGTPTA; the protein is encoded by the coding sequence ATGCTGGAGGACGACTTCGGGCGGGAGGTATCGGGCGTACGCGTCTCGCTCACCGACCGCTGTAACTTCGACTGTGTCTACTGCCACAACGAAGGACTCGGTGACACGCGGGGGCCGATGGAGCCACAGGACGACGAGATGTCGACCGACGACGTCGTCACCTTTCTCGAAGTCGCCACGGAGTTCGGCGTCGACAGCGTGAAGTTCACCGGCGGGGAGCCGATGCTCCGGGACGACTTGGAGGAGATCATCCGTCGGACGCCGGACTCGATGGAAGTGTCGATGACGACCAACGGCACCTACCTGCCCGGTCGCGCCGACGCCCTGGTCGACGCCGGCCTCGAACGCGTCAACGTCTCGCAGGACGCCCTCGACCCGGAGGCGTTCGCGGAGATCACGAAGTCGGGAGCCTACGAGAAGGTGATGGAGGGGGTCGACGCGGCGCTCGACGCGGGGCTGGACCCCGTGAAACTGAACATGGTCGTCTTCGAGCACACCGCGGGCTACGTCGAGGGCATGGTCGACCACGTCGCCGAAAACGAGGGGCTCCAGCTCCAGTTGATCGAGTACATGCCCGAACTCACGGGCAAGCCCGAGTGGAACGTCGACATCGAACGCGTCCACGACTGGCTGGCAGATATCGCCGACGAGGTCGAACACCGCGAGATGCACGACCGCAAGCGCTACTGGGTGAGCGGGACCGCCCCGGACGCTCCGGCCGCGCCTCCGGACGATCGAGGGATGGTCGAAATCGTCGACCCCGTCGAGAACCCGACTTTCTGTGCCAACTGCCACCGGGTCCGGGTCACCCACGAAGGCTACCTGAAGGGCTGTCTCAACCGCAACGACGACCTCCGGTCGATGGGCGAGATGACGAAAGCCGAGATCCGCGAGACGTTCCGTGAGACCGTCGCCAACCGCGTCCCCTACTACGGCGAGTACATGATCCGGAACGACGACGGTGAATGGGAGGTCAACGAGAAGTACCTCGGCACGCCGACGGCCTGA
- a CDS encoding 30S ribosomal protein S13, with protein MSAEEPQDGSPDDDEDLRYFVRIGQTDLDGTKAVERSLTDMNGIGKRTARIVADAADVDRTATFGRLDDDEIDRVIEVVENFADEVPEWMVNRRDDFYTGESSHRVGSNLSQTRTQDINRMKMIDSYRGVRHKRGQKVRGQRTKSTGRTEGTIGVNVEAIKEDMAEEAAEEEEA; from the coding sequence ATGAGTGCAGAAGAACCACAGGACGGCTCCCCCGATGACGACGAAGACCTTCGGTACTTCGTCCGAATCGGCCAGACCGACCTCGACGGGACGAAAGCCGTCGAGCGGAGCCTCACCGACATGAACGGAATCGGCAAGCGCACGGCGCGCATCGTCGCCGACGCGGCCGACGTGGATCGAACCGCCACGTTCGGTCGCCTCGACGACGACGAAATCGACCGCGTAATCGAGGTCGTGGAGAACTTCGCCGACGAAGTCCCCGAGTGGATGGTGAACCGCCGGGACGACTTCTACACCGGCGAAAGCAGCCATCGAGTCGGCTCCAACCTCAGCCAGACGCGCACGCAGGACATCAACCGGATGAAGATGATCGACTCCTACCGTGGCGTCAGGCACAAGCGCGGCCAGAAGGTGCGCGGCCAGCGGACGAAGTCCACCGGCCGCACCGAAGGCACCATCGGCGTCAACGTCGAGGCCATCAAGGAGGACATGGCCGAGGAAGCCGCCGAGGAGGAAGAGGCCTAA
- a CDS encoding 30S ribosomal protein S4, which translates to MTTGKNTKFYETPNHPYQGERIAEEADLLDRYGLKNKEELWRAQSELRSMRREARRLLGDAQGDVEVAAEAGSEFVARLQRLGILGSEDDISDVLSLEVTDLLERRLQTVAYRKGLAHTPQQARQFVSHGHITVDGARVQTPSKKVEIDEQPTVDFDENSPLADDLHPERAEAQE; encoded by the coding sequence ATGACGACCGGCAAGAACACCAAGTTCTACGAGACGCCGAATCACCCGTATCAGGGCGAGCGCATCGCCGAGGAGGCGGACCTCCTCGATCGCTACGGCCTGAAGAACAAAGAGGAGCTCTGGCGGGCACAGTCCGAGCTACGCTCCATGCGTCGCGAGGCGCGGCGACTGCTCGGCGACGCCCAGGGCGACGTCGAGGTCGCGGCCGAGGCGGGCAGCGAGTTCGTCGCCCGCCTCCAGCGACTCGGCATCCTCGGGAGCGAGGACGACATCAGCGACGTCCTCTCGCTCGAGGTGACGGACCTGCTCGAACGGCGACTGCAGACGGTCGCCTACCGGAAGGGGCTCGCACACACGCCCCAGCAGGCCCGTCAGTTCGTCAGTCACGGACACATCACCGTCGACGGCGCACGCGTGCAGACGCCCTCGAAGAAGGTGGAAATCGACGAACAGCCGACCGTCGACTTCGACGAGAACAGTCCGCTCGCGGACGACCTGCACCCCGAACGCGCGGAGGCCCAGGAATGA
- a CDS encoding 30S ribosomal protein S11, which produces MSAEEEDKWGIAHVHASFNNTLITITDQTGAETLAKSSGGTVVKQNRDEASPYAAMQMAEVVAEEAIAAGVEGVHVRVRGPGGNGNKSPGPGAQATIRALARAGLEIGRIEDVTPMPHDGTRAPKNSRL; this is translated from the coding sequence ATGAGCGCCGAAGAGGAGGACAAGTGGGGTATCGCCCACGTCCACGCGTCGTTCAACAACACGCTCATCACGATCACCGACCAGACCGGCGCGGAGACGCTCGCCAAATCCAGCGGCGGGACGGTCGTGAAACAGAACCGCGACGAGGCGTCGCCCTACGCCGCCATGCAGATGGCCGAAGTGGTTGCCGAGGAGGCCATCGCGGCCGGCGTCGAGGGCGTCCACGTCCGCGTGCGCGGCCCCGGTGGCAACGGCAACAAGTCCCCCGGGCCGGGCGCACAGGCGACGATCCGTGCGCTGGCCCGTGCCGGCCTGGAGATCGGTCGCATCGAGGACGTCACGCCGATGCCGCACGACGGCACGCGCGCGCCGAAAAACAGCCGCCTCTAA
- a CDS encoding DNA-directed RNA polymerase subunit D: protein MVADFEVEFIERDDRNARFLVRGVTPAFANGIRRAMIADVPTFSIDTVRFVENSSVMFDEMIGLRLGLVPLTTPLDDFEVGETVTLALDVTGPDTAYSGDIETSEPLVEPADDNIPIIELKEQQRIELEADAVLETGRDHAKHQGGVAVGYRHLQRVEVVDDAGEFDEGEPNILRGVIETEDGELVPTDEFDHDLTNRYPGKDLAVHDVSDAFVFHVETDGSFSVEELVTRAAESIGDRAAELETKVAV from the coding sequence ATGGTAGCCGACTTCGAGGTCGAGTTCATCGAACGCGACGACCGGAACGCGCGGTTCCTCGTGCGAGGAGTCACGCCGGCTTTCGCCAACGGCATCCGCCGGGCGATGATCGCCGACGTGCCGACCTTCTCCATCGACACCGTCCGGTTCGTCGAGAACTCGTCGGTCATGTTCGACGAGATGATCGGTCTCCGACTGGGGCTGGTGCCGCTGACGACCCCCCTCGACGACTTCGAGGTGGGCGAGACGGTGACGCTGGCGCTCGACGTCACGGGACCGGATACGGCCTACTCGGGCGACATCGAGACGTCCGAGCCGCTGGTCGAACCGGCGGACGACAACATCCCGATCATCGAACTCAAAGAGCAACAGCGGATCGAACTCGAGGCGGACGCCGTACTCGAAACGGGCCGCGACCACGCCAAACACCAGGGCGGCGTGGCCGTCGGCTACCGCCATCTCCAGCGCGTCGAGGTCGTCGACGACGCCGGCGAGTTCGACGAGGGCGAACCGAACATCCTTCGCGGGGTCATCGAGACCGAGGACGGCGAACTCGTCCCGACCGACGAGTTCGATCACGACCTCACCAACCGGTATCCCGGCAAGGATCTGGCGGTACACGACGTGTCCGACGCGTTCGTCTTCCACGTGGAGACCGACGGGTCGTTCAGCGTCGAGGAACTGGTCACGCGCGCCGCCGAGTCCATCGGCGACCGCGCGGCGGAACTGGAAACGAAAGTCGCAGTCTAA
- a CDS encoding 50S ribosomal protein L18e — protein sequence MSKTNPRLNSLIAELKAVSRESGAGVWQDVADRLEKPRRTHAEVNLGQIERYAREEETVVVPGKVLGSGVLEKEVTVAAVDFSSTARQKIERVGDAERLEHVAEANPEGANVRVIR from the coding sequence ATGAGTAAGACGAATCCGAGACTCAATAGTCTCATCGCCGAGTTGAAGGCGGTTTCCCGCGAGTCCGGTGCCGGTGTCTGGCAGGACGTCGCGGACCGCCTGGAGAAGCCACGGCGCACCCACGCGGAGGTCAACCTCGGGCAGATCGAACGCTACGCCCGCGAAGAGGAGACCGTCGTCGTGCCCGGCAAGGTGCTGGGCAGTGGTGTGCTCGAAAAAGAGGTTACGGTCGCGGCCGTCGACTTCTCGTCGACGGCGCGACAGAAGATCGAACGGGTCGGGGACGCCGAGCGACTGGAACACGTCGCCGAGGCGAACCCCGAGGGCGCCAACGTCCGGGTGATTCGATGA
- a CDS encoding 50S ribosomal protein L13 → MSLAEFDADVVVDAGDCIMGRVASEVAQRALDGDRVAVINAEDAVITGNEEDTMETYRTRAGLGSDSGPYYPKRPDRIFKRSIRGMVPYKKPRGREAFENVRVYVGNPFDEDGEVLDGTSLDRLSNIKFVSLGDVSEQLGANVTW, encoded by the coding sequence ATGAGCCTCGCCGAGTTCGACGCCGACGTGGTCGTCGACGCCGGTGACTGCATCATGGGCCGGGTCGCCAGCGAGGTGGCCCAGCGCGCCCTCGACGGCGACCGGGTCGCCGTGATCAACGCCGAGGACGCGGTCATCACCGGTAACGAGGAGGACACGATGGAGACCTACCGGACGCGGGCGGGGCTCGGCTCCGACAGCGGGCCGTACTACCCGAAGCGGCCGGACCGCATCTTCAAGCGGTCCATCCGCGGCATGGTCCCCTACAAGAAGCCACGCGGCCGCGAGGCGTTCGAGAACGTCCGCGTCTACGTCGGCAATCCCTTCGACGAGGACGGCGAAGTGCTCGATGGCACGTCGCTGGACCGCCTCTCGAACATCAAATTCGTCTCCCTCGGAGACGTCTCCGAACAACTGGGTGCGAACGTCACATGGTAA
- a CDS encoding 30S ribosomal protein S9, whose product MVTNTSGKKKTAVARATVRDGEGRVRINSQPVELVEPELSKLKMLEPFRIADDELRDTVDIDVTVSGGGFAGQADAVRTAVARGLVQHHNDAELRDAFMEFDRSLLVNDVRQSEPKKWGGPGARARYQKSYR is encoded by the coding sequence ATGGTAACCAACACGAGCGGCAAGAAGAAGACGGCCGTCGCCCGCGCCACGGTGCGCGACGGCGAGGGTCGCGTGCGTATCAACTCCCAACCCGTCGAACTGGTCGAACCGGAGCTGTCGAAGCTGAAGATGCTGGAGCCGTTCCGCATCGCCGACGACGAACTCCGCGACACCGTCGACATCGACGTGACCGTCTCGGGCGGCGGCTTCGCCGGCCAGGCGGACGCGGTGCGGACCGCCGTCGCCCGCGGGCTGGTGCAACATCACAACGACGCCGAACTCCGCGACGCGTTCATGGAGTTCGACCGCTCGCTGCTGGTCAACGACGTCCGTCAGTCCGAACCCAAAAAGTGGGGCGGCCCCGGTGCGCGGGCCCGCTACCAGAAGTCCTACCGCTGA
- a CDS encoding DNA-directed RNA polymerase subunit N, which produces MMIPVRCFTCGKVIGEHWEEYQTRLEAGEDPADVLDDLGVSRHCCRRMFVSHKDLVDVVSPYQ; this is translated from the coding sequence ATGATGATCCCAGTCCGGTGTTTCACGTGCGGGAAGGTCATCGGCGAGCACTGGGAGGAGTACCAGACCCGCCTCGAGGCGGGCGAGGACCCCGCCGACGTGCTCGATGACCTGGGCGTGAGCCGGCACTGCTGTCGACGGATGTTCGTCTCGCACAAGGACCTGGTCGACGTCGTCTCCCCGTACCAATGA
- a CDS encoding DNA-directed RNA polymerase subunit K: MSQGRYNRYEKARILGARALQVSYGAPVLVETEQSEPILVAAEEYDAGVLPFTVRREGK, from the coding sequence ATGAGTCAGGGACGCTACAACCGCTACGAGAAGGCACGCATCCTGGGGGCGCGAGCCCTGCAGGTGTCCTACGGGGCACCGGTCCTCGTCGAGACCGAGCAGAGCGAACCGATCCTCGTGGCGGCCGAGGAGTACGACGCCGGGGTGCTCCCCTTCACGGTCAGGCGGGAGGGCAAATGA
- the eno gene encoding phosphopyruvate hydratase yields the protein MTRIRSVSLRRILDSRGNPTVEADVLTESGGFGRAAAPSGASTGEYEAIELPPAEAIASARQHAVPRLVGEVHAGNQRDVDAALHGADGTDDFSEIGANSAVAISMAAAKAGADVLGLPLYQHLGGTFRGDDFPIPLGNVVGGGEHAKEATHIQEFLAVPYGAPSVSEAVFANAAVHDRIGSLLDERGVPAGKGDEGAWAPPVDDAEAFEIVAQATDDVAEEVGFDVAVGLDVAASELYDADNEVYRYGDVERTPDEQVDYIADLVDEYDLAYVEDPVEENDFGAFADLTARVGDRTVLCGDDLFVTNVDRLQRGIDEGAGNAILVKPNQIGTLSDAVDAVELATRNGLDAVVSHRSGETEDTTIAHLAVATDAPFIKTGTVGGERTAKLNELIRIAEDAV from the coding sequence ATGACGCGGATTCGCTCGGTGAGTCTGCGCCGGATCCTCGACTCGCGGGGGAATCCGACGGTCGAGGCCGACGTGTTGACCGAGTCTGGCGGCTTCGGCCGCGCGGCCGCACCGAGTGGCGCGTCGACCGGCGAGTACGAAGCGATCGAACTCCCGCCGGCGGAAGCCATCGCGTCCGCTCGCCAACACGCCGTCCCGCGTCTCGTCGGCGAGGTGCACGCGGGTAACCAGCGCGACGTGGACGCCGCCCTCCACGGCGCGGATGGCACCGACGACTTCTCGGAGATCGGCGCCAACAGCGCCGTCGCCATCTCCATGGCGGCCGCGAAGGCCGGCGCCGACGTACTCGGCCTGCCGCTCTACCAGCACCTCGGGGGCACCTTCCGCGGCGACGACTTCCCGATTCCGCTGGGGAACGTCGTCGGCGGCGGCGAACACGCCAAGGAAGCCACCCACATCCAGGAGTTCCTCGCCGTCCCGTACGGCGCCCCGAGCGTCTCGGAGGCGGTCTTCGCCAACGCTGCGGTCCACGACCGGATCGGCTCCCTGCTCGACGAGCGGGGAGTACCGGCCGGCAAGGGCGACGAGGGAGCGTGGGCGCCACCCGTCGACGACGCCGAGGCGTTCGAGATCGTCGCCCAGGCGACCGACGACGTGGCCGAAGAGGTCGGCTTCGACGTGGCCGTCGGACTCGACGTTGCGGCCTCCGAACTCTACGACGCCGACAACGAGGTCTATCGCTACGGCGACGTCGAGCGGACGCCCGACGAACAGGTCGACTACATCGCCGACCTCGTCGACGAGTACGATCTCGCGTACGTCGAGGACCCCGTCGAGGAGAACGACTTCGGCGCTTTCGCCGACCTGACCGCTCGGGTCGGCGACCGGACCGTCCTGTGTGGCGACGACCTCTTCGTCACCAACGTCGACCGCCTACAGCGGGGGATCGACGAGGGGGCGGGCAACGCCATCCTCGTCAAACCCAATCAGATCGGGACGCTCTCGGACGCCGTCGACGCGGTGGAACTGGCCACCCGCAACGGCCTCGACGCCGTCGTCTCCCACCGCTCGGGCGAAACGGAGGATACGACCATCGCACACCTCGCCGTGGCGACCGACGCCCCGTTCATCAAGACGGGGACGGTCGGCGGCGAGCGAACCGCCAAACTCAACGAACTCATCCGCATCGCGGAGGACGCTGTATGA
- the rpsB gene encoding 30S ribosomal protein S2, whose protein sequence is MTDNDIESPDAEEETPATEAADAPDADAGAEETEEPTAEAADEAAEAEQAEDDASPFDENVMPDDEADLLIPVEDYLGAGVHIGTQQKTEDMERFIHRVRDDGLYVLDVSQTDNRIRTAADFLANYSPEQVLVTSSRQYGRFPAEKFAEAIGARARTGRFIPGTLTNPDYDGYIEPDVLVVTDPIGDSQAVKEAITVGIPVIAMCDSNNQLSNVDLVIPTNNKGRRALSVVYWLLANETLDRRGAEPAYALDDFEAGI, encoded by the coding sequence ATGACAGACAACGACATCGAATCCCCGGACGCCGAGGAGGAGACGCCGGCCACCGAGGCCGCCGACGCTCCCGACGCCGACGCCGGGGCCGAGGAGACGGAGGAACCGACCGCCGAGGCGGCCGACGAGGCCGCGGAGGCAGAGCAGGCCGAGGACGACGCCTCGCCGTTCGACGAGAACGTGATGCCCGACGACGAGGCCGACCTTCTCATCCCGGTCGAGGACTACCTCGGGGCGGGCGTCCACATCGGGACCCAGCAGAAGACCGAGGACATGGAGCGGTTCATCCACCGCGTCCGCGACGACGGCCTGTACGTACTCGACGTGAGCCAGACCGACAACCGCATCCGGACGGCCGCGGACTTCCTCGCGAACTACTCGCCCGAGCAGGTCCTCGTGACCTCCTCGCGTCAGTACGGTCGCTTCCCGGCCGAGAAGTTCGCCGAGGCGATCGGCGCCCGCGCCCGCACCGGCCGTTTCATCCCGGGCACGCTGACCAACCCCGATTACGACGGCTACATCGAGCCGGACGTCCTCGTGGTGACCGACCCCATCGGCGACTCACAGGCGGTCAAGGAGGCCATCACGGTCGGCATCCCCGTCATCGCCATGTGCGACTCGAACAACCAGCTCAGCAACGTCGACCTCGTCATCCCGACGAACAACAAGGGTCGGCGTGCGCTGTCGGTCGTCTACTGGTTGCTGGCCAACGAGACGCTCGACCGCCGTGGCGCCGAGCCGGCCTACGCCCTCGACGACTTCGAGGCGGGCATCTAG
- a CDS encoding zinc-dependent metalloprotease: MDLFRSVRTVTGAGVSGTGYVDWAAVAEAAKDSTAPGDLTLTDAEREGYASDVRDARDRLRSLGGVAFDLPDAVEIQNRHHWIDANVDTFRRVMAPIERSGPEIRFPGVSRVVNTGTLSFLLAFLGRNVLGQYDPLLLAEADPVDRDHGLYFVHPNIVSVAAALDVDVPRFRRWIAFHEVSHAAEFGAAPWLSDHLETRLERGIDALVAGDLDREAFRELDAAMTAVEGYAELLMDRAFDDDYADLRAKLDARRRGGGPVARLARRLLGLGLKRRQYERGAAFFRAVADERGLEGASAVWERPEHLPTDAELDAPEQWLERVAPDG; this comes from the coding sequence ATGGACCTCTTTCGGAGCGTTCGAACCGTCACCGGCGCCGGTGTCTCAGGGACCGGCTACGTCGACTGGGCGGCCGTCGCCGAGGCTGCGAAGGACAGCACGGCGCCGGGTGACCTGACGCTCACCGACGCCGAGCGGGAGGGGTACGCGTCGGACGTGCGCGACGCGCGTGATCGCCTCCGCTCGCTTGGGGGCGTCGCGTTCGACCTGCCCGACGCGGTCGAGATCCAGAACCGCCACCACTGGATCGACGCGAACGTCGACACCTTTCGCCGCGTGATGGCTCCCATCGAGCGCTCGGGACCGGAGATTCGCTTTCCCGGCGTCTCCCGCGTCGTCAACACCGGGACGCTCTCCTTCCTGCTCGCCTTTCTCGGTCGGAACGTCCTCGGTCAGTACGATCCGCTCCTCCTCGCGGAGGCGGATCCGGTCGACCGGGACCACGGGCTCTACTTCGTCCATCCGAACATCGTCTCGGTGGCGGCGGCACTCGACGTCGACGTGCCTCGGTTTCGGCGCTGGATCGCCTTTCACGAGGTGTCCCACGCCGCCGAGTTCGGCGCCGCACCCTGGCTCTCGGACCACCTCGAAACCCGACTGGAACGTGGGATCGACGCGCTCGTCGCCGGCGACCTCGATCGCGAAGCGTTTCGGGAACTCGACGCCGCCATGACCGCCGTCGAGGGATACGCCGAGTTGCTGATGGATCGTGCTTTCGACGACGACTACGCGGACCTGCGGGCGAAACTCGACGCTCGCCGACGCGGGGGCGGACCGGTGGCTCGCCTGGCCCGGCGACTGCTCGGACTCGGTCTGAAGCGTCGCCAGTACGAGCGCGGGGCGGCGTTTTTCCGGGCCGTCGCCGACGAACGCGGCCTGGAGGGCGCGAGTGCGGTGTGGGAGCGGCCGGAACACCTGCCGACGGATGCGGAACTCGACGCCCCCGAGCAGTGGCTGGAACGGGTCGCTCCCGACGGGTGA